Proteins encoded in a region of the Buteo buteo chromosome 11, bButBut1.hap1.1, whole genome shotgun sequence genome:
- the LOC142036266 gene encoding chymotrypsinogen 2-like: MALLWLLSCLALAGSARCGVPAIAPVIPGYNRIVNGEPAVPGSWPWQVSLQRYNGFHFCGGSLISEYWVVTAAHCGVRTTDTVVVGAYDQASPTPDEQKLTIEKVFKNPKFNMLTIRDDIALLKLATPARLSARVSPVCLPQPTDDFPGGMTCVTTGWGLTDPNASETPTVLQQAALPLLTNPQCKQYWGYRISDVMVCAGADGASSCMGDSGGPLVCQKDGVWNLVGIVSWGSSTCDPNMPGVYARVTKLRNWINSILAAN, encoded by the exons ATggctctgctgtggctgctgagcTGCCTGGCGCTTGCGGGCTCTGCCC GCTGCGGTGTGCCCGCCATCGCACCCGTCATCCCTGGCTACAACCGCATCGTCAACGGGGAGCCGGCGGTGCCAGGGTCCTGGCCGTGGCAGGTCTCCCTCCAG CGCTATAATGGCTTCCACTTCTGCGGCGGGTCACTGATCAGCGAATACTGGGTGGTCACCGCTGCCCACTGCGGCGTCAG GACCACTGACACTGTGGTGGTGGGCGCATATGACCAGGCCTCACCCACCCCTGATGAACAGAAGCTCACCATCGAGAAG GTCTTCAAGAACCCCAAGTTCAACATGCTGACCATCCGCGACGACATCGCTCTGCTCAAACTGGCCACCCCAGCACGGCTGTCGGCCCGCGTGTCCCCTGTCTGCCTGCCTCAGCCCACCGATGACTTCCCAGGGGGCATGACCTGCGTCACCACCGGCTGGGGGCTCACTGACCCCAATG CCTCGGAGACTCCGAcggtgctgcagcaggcagccctgcccctgCTCACCAACCCGCAGTGCAAGCAGTACTGGGGATACCGCATTTCGGACGTGATGGTGTGTGCCGGTGCTGATGGTGCCTCCTCCTGCATG GGCGACTCTGGGGGCCCGCTGGTGTGCCAGAAGGACGGCGTCTGGAACTTGGTGGGCATCGtctcctggggcagcagcaccTGCGACCCCAACATGCCCGGTGTCTACGCCCGCGTCACCAAGCTCCGCAACTGGATCAACTCCATCCTGGCGGCCAACTGA
- the BCAR1 gene encoding breast cancer anti-estrogen resistance protein 1 isoform X1, with protein sequence MGAGGAAGPGRAPRYNDPYGAAAATAPPARPAAPGPAPAPGRPALGPEQPRGKMNYLNVLAKALYDNVAESPDELSFRKGDIMTVLERNTQGLDGWWLCSLHGRQGIVPGNRLKILVGMYDKKQQQQQQAPGPAQGQAPPQPPVPQPALPYHHQGGYTPLSPASQYTPMHPAYAPQGDNVYLMPVPSKGQQGLYPGSVPTGQFPPAPAKQPPAYPKQTPPHAFPSPGQEIYQVPPSLGQAAEAYPGGSASPPQDVYQVPPSASQAQDIYQVPPSLDMRSWEGHKPQGKVLVPTRVGQVYVYDSPKGEQDEYDFPRHLLSAGSQEIYDVPPVRGGVPSQFSQEVYDTPPMAVKGPNGQDPGQEIYDVPPSVEKNLHQTVYDVPPSVSKDVPDGPAREETYDVPPAFAKQKAFDPSRHPLILAQQEPYLPEDVYDVPPAAGKGVPEPPLTHEIYDVPPSLKKLGGSAFPSQEVYDVPRDLHAPGKGSLDTEGEYIYDVPPQVDREAKGADAKRLSASSTGSTRSNISTSSLDVVPVKEPAKGASKEFSLDLDAAMETLAKLQHGVGGAVSYLMSFIGANWRSPEHMEANAASIRGAAEGVRTALRDLLEFARGAVGNAAQASDRSLYAKLSKQLQKMEEVYQALARHGQALDACHWAPSALAGGKPGTDDLEHFVMHSRGVPDDTKQLASFLHGNASLLFKRTKPVAESGGHGPPHPSDKASSIQSRPLPSPPKLLAQESPDGPYENSESGWMEDYDYVHLQGKEEFEKTQKELLEKGNIIRQSKDQLEHQQVTEPGQLKQFERLEQEVTRPIDNDLSNWSPPQHYGPSRGGGALCPADRQLLLFYLEQCEANLTTLTNAVDAFFTAVSTNQPPKIFVAHSKFVILSAHKLVFIGDTLSRQAKAQDVQHKVMHYSNLLCEMLKEIVVTTKAAALHYPSPAASKDMVERVKDLANSTQQFRMVLGQLAAM encoded by the exons AtgggggcgggcggggccgccgggcCCGGGCGGGCACCGCGCTATAATGATCCCtacggcgccgccgccgccaccgcgccgcccgcccgccccgccgcccccggcccggccccggcccccggccgaCCGGCGCTAGGGCCGGAGCAGCCCCGCGGGAAGATGAACTACCTG AACGTGCTGGCCAAGGCGCTGTACGACAACGTGGCCGAGTCCCCGGACGAGCTCTCCTTCCGCAAGGGCGACATCATGACGGTGCTGGAGCGCAACACGCAGGGGCTGGACGGCTGGTGGCTCTGCTCGCTCCACGGCCGTCAGGGCATCGTCCCCGGGAACCGCCTCAAGATCCTGGTGGGGATGTAcgacaagaagcagcagcagcagcagcaagcgcCTGGCCCGGCACAGGGGCAGGCACCGCCGCAGCCGCCTGTGCCCCAGCCGGCTCTGCCTTACCACCACCAAGGGGGCTACACCCCGCTGTCGCCCGCCTCGCAGTACACCCCCATGCACCCTGCTTATGCCCCTCAAGGGGACAACGTCTACCTGATGCCGGTCCCCAGCAAGGGACAGCAGGGTCTCTACCCTGGCTCGGTGCCCACTGGACAGTTTCCGCCTGCCCCGGCTAAGCAGCCGCCCGCCTACCCGAAGCAGACACCTCCCCAcgccttccccagccctggccagGAGATCTACCAGGTGCCCCCCTCCCTGGGCCAAGCAGCAGAGGCGTACCCCGGGGGTtctgccagccccccccaggaTGTCTACCAGGTTCCTCCCTCGGCCAGTCAGGCTCAAGACATCTACCAGGTGCCCCCGTCGTTGGACatgaggagctgggaagggcaCAAGCCCCAGGGAAAG GTGCTGGTACCCACTCGCGTTGGGCAAGTGTATGTCTACGACTCCCCCAAGGGCGAGCAGGATGAGTACGATTTCCCTCGTCACCTCCTCTCTGCGGGCTCCCAGGAGATATATGACGTGCCGCCTGTCCGAGGGGGGGTCCCAAGCCAGTTCAGCCAGGag GTCTATGACACTCCCCCCATGGCAGTGAAGGGTCCCAACGGGCAGGACCCGGGGCAGGAGATCTATGACGTGCCCCCCAGTGTGGAGAAGAACCTGCACCAAACT GTGTACGATGTCCCCCCATCGGTGAGCAAGGACGTACCTGATGGCCCGGCACGGGAGGAGACCTACGATGTGCCCCCTGCCTTTGCCAAGCAGAAAGCCTTTGACCCCTCCCGCCACCCCCTCATCCTGGCCCAGCAGGAGCCCTACTTGCCAGAGGATGTCTATGATGTGCCACCAGCAGCCGGGAAAGGTGTCCCTGAGCCACCACTCACCCATGAGATCTACGACGTGCCCCCCAGCCTCAAGAAGCTGGGGGGATCGGCATTCCCCTCCCAGGAGGTGTACGACGTGCCCCGAGACCTGCACGCCCCAGGCAAGGGCTCCCTGGACACAGAGGGCGAGTACATCTATGATGTCCCACCACAAGTGGACCGTGAGGCCAAGGGAGCTGATGCCAAACGCCTCTCGGcctccagcacaggcagcacccGCAGCAACATCTCCACATCCTCGCTGGACGTGGTGCCTGTGAAGGAGCCGGCCAAGGGAGCCAGCAAAGAGTTCTCCCTGGACTTGGACGCCGCCATGGAGACACTGGCCAAGCTCCAGCATGGTGTCGGCGGCGCCGTCTCCTACCTCATGTCCTTCATCGGTGCCAACTGGCGCAGCCCTGAGCACATGGAGGCCAATGCCGCCAGCATCCGCGGGGCAGCCGAGGGTGTCCGGACGGCCCTCCGGGACCTGCTGGAGTTTGCCCGGGGGGCAGTGGGCAATGCTGCACAGGCCTCTGACCGTTCCCTGTATGCCAAGCTcagcaagcagctgcagaagaTGGAGGAGGTCTACCAGGCCCTGGCACGGCATGGCCAAGCACTGGATGCTTGCCACTGGGCCCCAAGCGCCCTGGCCGGCGGCAAGCCGGGTACGGATGACTTGGAGCACTTTGTCATGCACTCACGTGGCGTCCCCGATGACACCAAGCAGTTAGCCTCCTTCCTGCATGGCAATGCCTCCCTCCTCTTCAAACGGACAAAGCCGGTGGCGGAGAGCGGTGGCCATGGGCCCCCTCACCCCTCCGACAAGGCCAGCAGCATCCAGTCGcggcccctgccctccccgcccAAGCTGCTGGCCCAGGAGTCGCCCGATGGGCCCTACGAGAACAGCGAGAGCGGCTGGATGGAGGATTACGACTACGTTCATCTCCAG ggcaaggaggagtttgagaagacccagaaggagctgctggagaaaggCAACATCATCCGGCAGAGCAAGGACCAGCTGGAGCACCAGCAGGTAACggagccagggcag CTGAAGCAGTTCGAGCggctggagcaggaggtgaCGCGCCCCATTGACAATGACCTGTCCAACtggagccccccccagcactaTGGCCCGTCACGGGGTGGCGGGGCCCTGTGTCCTGCCGACCGCCAGCTCCTCCTCTTCTACCTGGAGCAGTGCGAGGCCAACCTCACCACGCTCACCAATGCTGTTGACGCCTTCTTCACCGCTGTCAGCACCAACCAACCCCCCAAGATCTTTGTGGCCCACAGCAAGTTCGTCATCCTCAGTGCCCACAAGCTCGTTTTCATCGGGGACACGCTGTCCCGCCAGGCCAAGGCCCAGGACGTCCAGCACAAGGTGATGCACTACAGCAACCTCCTCTGCGAGATGCTCAAGGAGATTGTGGTGACCACCAAGGCGGCCGCCCTCCACTatccttctcctgctgcctctaAGGACATGGTGGAGCGCGTCAAGGACCTTGCCAACAGCACGCAGCAGTTCAGGATGGTGCTGGGCCAGCTGGCAGCCATGTGA
- the BCAR1 gene encoding breast cancer anti-estrogen resistance protein 1 isoform X3 — protein MAPNVLAKALYDNVAESPDELSFRKGDIMTVLERNTQGLDGWWLCSLHGRQGIVPGNRLKILVGMYDKKQQQQQQAPGPAQGQAPPQPPVPQPALPYHHQGGYTPLSPASQYTPMHPAYAPQGDNVYLMPVPSKGQQGLYPGSVPTGQFPPAPAKQPPAYPKQTPPHAFPSPGQEIYQVPPSLGQAAEAYPGGSASPPQDVYQVPPSASQAQDIYQVPPSLDMRSWEGHKPQGKVLVPTRVGQVYVYDSPKGEQDEYDFPRHLLSAGSQEIYDVPPVRGGVPSQFSQEVYDTPPMAVKGPNGQDPGQEIYDVPPSVEKNLHQTVYDVPPSVSKDVPDGPAREETYDVPPAFAKQKAFDPSRHPLILAQQEPYLPEDVYDVPPAAGKGVPEPPLTHEIYDVPPSLKKLGGSAFPSQEVYDVPRDLHAPGKGSLDTEGEYIYDVPPQVDREAKGADAKRLSASSTGSTRSNISTSSLDVVPVKEPAKGASKEFSLDLDAAMETLAKLQHGVGGAVSYLMSFIGANWRSPEHMEANAASIRGAAEGVRTALRDLLEFARGAVGNAAQASDRSLYAKLSKQLQKMEEVYQALARHGQALDACHWAPSALAGGKPGTDDLEHFVMHSRGVPDDTKQLASFLHGNASLLFKRTKPVAESGGHGPPHPSDKASSIQSRPLPSPPKLLAQESPDGPYENSESGWMEDYDYVHLQGKEEFEKTQKELLEKGNIIRQSKDQLEHQQVTEPGQLKQFERLEQEVTRPIDNDLSNWSPPQHYGPSRGGGALCPADRQLLLFYLEQCEANLTTLTNAVDAFFTAVSTNQPPKIFVAHSKFVILSAHKLVFIGDTLSRQAKAQDVQHKVMHYSNLLCEMLKEIVVTTKAAALHYPSPAASKDMVERVKDLANSTQQFRMVLGQLAAM, from the exons atggcaCCG AACGTGCTGGCCAAGGCGCTGTACGACAACGTGGCCGAGTCCCCGGACGAGCTCTCCTTCCGCAAGGGCGACATCATGACGGTGCTGGAGCGCAACACGCAGGGGCTGGACGGCTGGTGGCTCTGCTCGCTCCACGGCCGTCAGGGCATCGTCCCCGGGAACCGCCTCAAGATCCTGGTGGGGATGTAcgacaagaagcagcagcagcagcagcaagcgcCTGGCCCGGCACAGGGGCAGGCACCGCCGCAGCCGCCTGTGCCCCAGCCGGCTCTGCCTTACCACCACCAAGGGGGCTACACCCCGCTGTCGCCCGCCTCGCAGTACACCCCCATGCACCCTGCTTATGCCCCTCAAGGGGACAACGTCTACCTGATGCCGGTCCCCAGCAAGGGACAGCAGGGTCTCTACCCTGGCTCGGTGCCCACTGGACAGTTTCCGCCTGCCCCGGCTAAGCAGCCGCCCGCCTACCCGAAGCAGACACCTCCCCAcgccttccccagccctggccagGAGATCTACCAGGTGCCCCCCTCCCTGGGCCAAGCAGCAGAGGCGTACCCCGGGGGTtctgccagccccccccaggaTGTCTACCAGGTTCCTCCCTCGGCCAGTCAGGCTCAAGACATCTACCAGGTGCCCCCGTCGTTGGACatgaggagctgggaagggcaCAAGCCCCAGGGAAAG GTGCTGGTACCCACTCGCGTTGGGCAAGTGTATGTCTACGACTCCCCCAAGGGCGAGCAGGATGAGTACGATTTCCCTCGTCACCTCCTCTCTGCGGGCTCCCAGGAGATATATGACGTGCCGCCTGTCCGAGGGGGGGTCCCAAGCCAGTTCAGCCAGGag GTCTATGACACTCCCCCCATGGCAGTGAAGGGTCCCAACGGGCAGGACCCGGGGCAGGAGATCTATGACGTGCCCCCCAGTGTGGAGAAGAACCTGCACCAAACT GTGTACGATGTCCCCCCATCGGTGAGCAAGGACGTACCTGATGGCCCGGCACGGGAGGAGACCTACGATGTGCCCCCTGCCTTTGCCAAGCAGAAAGCCTTTGACCCCTCCCGCCACCCCCTCATCCTGGCCCAGCAGGAGCCCTACTTGCCAGAGGATGTCTATGATGTGCCACCAGCAGCCGGGAAAGGTGTCCCTGAGCCACCACTCACCCATGAGATCTACGACGTGCCCCCCAGCCTCAAGAAGCTGGGGGGATCGGCATTCCCCTCCCAGGAGGTGTACGACGTGCCCCGAGACCTGCACGCCCCAGGCAAGGGCTCCCTGGACACAGAGGGCGAGTACATCTATGATGTCCCACCACAAGTGGACCGTGAGGCCAAGGGAGCTGATGCCAAACGCCTCTCGGcctccagcacaggcagcacccGCAGCAACATCTCCACATCCTCGCTGGACGTGGTGCCTGTGAAGGAGCCGGCCAAGGGAGCCAGCAAAGAGTTCTCCCTGGACTTGGACGCCGCCATGGAGACACTGGCCAAGCTCCAGCATGGTGTCGGCGGCGCCGTCTCCTACCTCATGTCCTTCATCGGTGCCAACTGGCGCAGCCCTGAGCACATGGAGGCCAATGCCGCCAGCATCCGCGGGGCAGCCGAGGGTGTCCGGACGGCCCTCCGGGACCTGCTGGAGTTTGCCCGGGGGGCAGTGGGCAATGCTGCACAGGCCTCTGACCGTTCCCTGTATGCCAAGCTcagcaagcagctgcagaagaTGGAGGAGGTCTACCAGGCCCTGGCACGGCATGGCCAAGCACTGGATGCTTGCCACTGGGCCCCAAGCGCCCTGGCCGGCGGCAAGCCGGGTACGGATGACTTGGAGCACTTTGTCATGCACTCACGTGGCGTCCCCGATGACACCAAGCAGTTAGCCTCCTTCCTGCATGGCAATGCCTCCCTCCTCTTCAAACGGACAAAGCCGGTGGCGGAGAGCGGTGGCCATGGGCCCCCTCACCCCTCCGACAAGGCCAGCAGCATCCAGTCGcggcccctgccctccccgcccAAGCTGCTGGCCCAGGAGTCGCCCGATGGGCCCTACGAGAACAGCGAGAGCGGCTGGATGGAGGATTACGACTACGTTCATCTCCAG ggcaaggaggagtttgagaagacccagaaggagctgctggagaaaggCAACATCATCCGGCAGAGCAAGGACCAGCTGGAGCACCAGCAGGTAACggagccagggcag CTGAAGCAGTTCGAGCggctggagcaggaggtgaCGCGCCCCATTGACAATGACCTGTCCAACtggagccccccccagcactaTGGCCCGTCACGGGGTGGCGGGGCCCTGTGTCCTGCCGACCGCCAGCTCCTCCTCTTCTACCTGGAGCAGTGCGAGGCCAACCTCACCACGCTCACCAATGCTGTTGACGCCTTCTTCACCGCTGTCAGCACCAACCAACCCCCCAAGATCTTTGTGGCCCACAGCAAGTTCGTCATCCTCAGTGCCCACAAGCTCGTTTTCATCGGGGACACGCTGTCCCGCCAGGCCAAGGCCCAGGACGTCCAGCACAAGGTGATGCACTACAGCAACCTCCTCTGCGAGATGCTCAAGGAGATTGTGGTGACCACCAAGGCGGCCGCCCTCCACTatccttctcctgctgcctctaAGGACATGGTGGAGCGCGTCAAGGACCTTGCCAACAGCACGCAGCAGTTCAGGATGGTGCTGGGCCAGCTGGCAGCCATGTGA
- the BCAR1 gene encoding breast cancer anti-estrogen resistance protein 1 isoform X2 has protein sequence MGAGGAAGPGRAPRYNDPYGAAAATAPPARPAAPGPAPAPGRPALGPEQPRGKMNYLNVLAKALYDNVAESPDELSFRKGDIMTVLERNTQGLDGWWLCSLHGRQGIVPGNRLKILVGMYDKKQQQQQQAPGPAQGQAPPQPPVPQPALPYHHQGGYTPLSPASQYTPMHPAYAPQGDNVYLMPVPSKGQQGLYPGSVPTGQFPPAPAKQPPAYPKQTPPHAFPSPGQEIYQVPPSLGQAAEAYPGGSASPPQDVYQVPPSASQAQDIYQVPPSLDMRSWEGHKPQGKVLVPTRVGQVYVYDSPKGEQDEYDFPRHLLSAGSQEIYDVPPVRGGVPSQFSQEVYDTPPMAVKGPNGQDPGQEIYDVPPSVEKNLHQTVYDVPPSVSKDVPDGPAREETYDVPPAFAKQKAFDPSRHPLILAQQEPYLPEDVYDVPPAAGKGVPEPPLTHEIYDVPPSLKKLGGSAFPSQEVYDVPRDLHAPGKGSLDTEGEYIYDVPPQVDREAKGADAKRLSASSTGSTRSNISTSSLDVVPVKEPAKGASKEFSLDLDAAMETLAKLQHGVGGAVSYLMSFIGANWRSPEHMEANAASIRGAAEGVRTALRDLLEFARGAVGNAAQASDRSLYAKLSKQLQKMEEVYQALARHGQALDACHWAPSALAGGKPGTDDLEHFVMHSRGVPDDTKQLASFLHGNASLLFKRTKPVAESGGHGPPHPSDKASSIQSRPLPSPPKLLAQESPDGPYENSESGWMEDYDYVHLQGKEEFEKTQKELLEKGNIIRQSKDQLEHQQLKQFERLEQEVTRPIDNDLSNWSPPQHYGPSRGGGALCPADRQLLLFYLEQCEANLTTLTNAVDAFFTAVSTNQPPKIFVAHSKFVILSAHKLVFIGDTLSRQAKAQDVQHKVMHYSNLLCEMLKEIVVTTKAAALHYPSPAASKDMVERVKDLANSTQQFRMVLGQLAAM, from the exons AtgggggcgggcggggccgccgggcCCGGGCGGGCACCGCGCTATAATGATCCCtacggcgccgccgccgccaccgcgccgcccgcccgccccgccgcccccggcccggccccggcccccggccgaCCGGCGCTAGGGCCGGAGCAGCCCCGCGGGAAGATGAACTACCTG AACGTGCTGGCCAAGGCGCTGTACGACAACGTGGCCGAGTCCCCGGACGAGCTCTCCTTCCGCAAGGGCGACATCATGACGGTGCTGGAGCGCAACACGCAGGGGCTGGACGGCTGGTGGCTCTGCTCGCTCCACGGCCGTCAGGGCATCGTCCCCGGGAACCGCCTCAAGATCCTGGTGGGGATGTAcgacaagaagcagcagcagcagcagcaagcgcCTGGCCCGGCACAGGGGCAGGCACCGCCGCAGCCGCCTGTGCCCCAGCCGGCTCTGCCTTACCACCACCAAGGGGGCTACACCCCGCTGTCGCCCGCCTCGCAGTACACCCCCATGCACCCTGCTTATGCCCCTCAAGGGGACAACGTCTACCTGATGCCGGTCCCCAGCAAGGGACAGCAGGGTCTCTACCCTGGCTCGGTGCCCACTGGACAGTTTCCGCCTGCCCCGGCTAAGCAGCCGCCCGCCTACCCGAAGCAGACACCTCCCCAcgccttccccagccctggccagGAGATCTACCAGGTGCCCCCCTCCCTGGGCCAAGCAGCAGAGGCGTACCCCGGGGGTtctgccagccccccccaggaTGTCTACCAGGTTCCTCCCTCGGCCAGTCAGGCTCAAGACATCTACCAGGTGCCCCCGTCGTTGGACatgaggagctgggaagggcaCAAGCCCCAGGGAAAG GTGCTGGTACCCACTCGCGTTGGGCAAGTGTATGTCTACGACTCCCCCAAGGGCGAGCAGGATGAGTACGATTTCCCTCGTCACCTCCTCTCTGCGGGCTCCCAGGAGATATATGACGTGCCGCCTGTCCGAGGGGGGGTCCCAAGCCAGTTCAGCCAGGag GTCTATGACACTCCCCCCATGGCAGTGAAGGGTCCCAACGGGCAGGACCCGGGGCAGGAGATCTATGACGTGCCCCCCAGTGTGGAGAAGAACCTGCACCAAACT GTGTACGATGTCCCCCCATCGGTGAGCAAGGACGTACCTGATGGCCCGGCACGGGAGGAGACCTACGATGTGCCCCCTGCCTTTGCCAAGCAGAAAGCCTTTGACCCCTCCCGCCACCCCCTCATCCTGGCCCAGCAGGAGCCCTACTTGCCAGAGGATGTCTATGATGTGCCACCAGCAGCCGGGAAAGGTGTCCCTGAGCCACCACTCACCCATGAGATCTACGACGTGCCCCCCAGCCTCAAGAAGCTGGGGGGATCGGCATTCCCCTCCCAGGAGGTGTACGACGTGCCCCGAGACCTGCACGCCCCAGGCAAGGGCTCCCTGGACACAGAGGGCGAGTACATCTATGATGTCCCACCACAAGTGGACCGTGAGGCCAAGGGAGCTGATGCCAAACGCCTCTCGGcctccagcacaggcagcacccGCAGCAACATCTCCACATCCTCGCTGGACGTGGTGCCTGTGAAGGAGCCGGCCAAGGGAGCCAGCAAAGAGTTCTCCCTGGACTTGGACGCCGCCATGGAGACACTGGCCAAGCTCCAGCATGGTGTCGGCGGCGCCGTCTCCTACCTCATGTCCTTCATCGGTGCCAACTGGCGCAGCCCTGAGCACATGGAGGCCAATGCCGCCAGCATCCGCGGGGCAGCCGAGGGTGTCCGGACGGCCCTCCGGGACCTGCTGGAGTTTGCCCGGGGGGCAGTGGGCAATGCTGCACAGGCCTCTGACCGTTCCCTGTATGCCAAGCTcagcaagcagctgcagaagaTGGAGGAGGTCTACCAGGCCCTGGCACGGCATGGCCAAGCACTGGATGCTTGCCACTGGGCCCCAAGCGCCCTGGCCGGCGGCAAGCCGGGTACGGATGACTTGGAGCACTTTGTCATGCACTCACGTGGCGTCCCCGATGACACCAAGCAGTTAGCCTCCTTCCTGCATGGCAATGCCTCCCTCCTCTTCAAACGGACAAAGCCGGTGGCGGAGAGCGGTGGCCATGGGCCCCCTCACCCCTCCGACAAGGCCAGCAGCATCCAGTCGcggcccctgccctccccgcccAAGCTGCTGGCCCAGGAGTCGCCCGATGGGCCCTACGAGAACAGCGAGAGCGGCTGGATGGAGGATTACGACTACGTTCATCTCCAG ggcaaggaggagtttgagaagacccagaaggagctgctggagaaaggCAACATCATCCGGCAGAGCAAGGACCAGCTGGAGCACCAGCAG CTGAAGCAGTTCGAGCggctggagcaggaggtgaCGCGCCCCATTGACAATGACCTGTCCAACtggagccccccccagcactaTGGCCCGTCACGGGGTGGCGGGGCCCTGTGTCCTGCCGACCGCCAGCTCCTCCTCTTCTACCTGGAGCAGTGCGAGGCCAACCTCACCACGCTCACCAATGCTGTTGACGCCTTCTTCACCGCTGTCAGCACCAACCAACCCCCCAAGATCTTTGTGGCCCACAGCAAGTTCGTCATCCTCAGTGCCCACAAGCTCGTTTTCATCGGGGACACGCTGTCCCGCCAGGCCAAGGCCCAGGACGTCCAGCACAAGGTGATGCACTACAGCAACCTCCTCTGCGAGATGCTCAAGGAGATTGTGGTGACCACCAAGGCGGCCGCCCTCCACTatccttctcctgctgcctctaAGGACATGGTGGAGCGCGTCAAGGACCTTGCCAACAGCACGCAGCAGTTCAGGATGGTGCTGGGCCAGCTGGCAGCCATGTGA
- the LOC142036198 gene encoding uncharacterized protein LOC142036198, whose amino-acid sequence MALRRVLGLGGALGRRSCCSKRPLPPDFVEALRAVVGGPNVSTATAVREQHGHDESMHACAPPDAVVWPQAVGQVQELAALCYRCRVPMVPFGTGTGLEGGVNAVQGGVCFDLSRMDAIAELSLEDFSVTVEPGVTRKALNSHLRGTGLWFPVDSRADTSLCGMAATGASSTNMVYYGTMQPHVLNLSVVLPDGSLLYTASSGPRPGPGQSPKPSTSMPSPSSRAGRHWWWGTPQSPCAMLFVGTDRTTTHTTQQDTPAAPQGVPPPSRHTQIPSRGGGASTQIFMLLGRGRGLSFRGLQLHSSGNQQKLPLCSKGTNFGLRFNYSWYSSKTQDVRMHRLDLSRRSPHPPITPYPPGDAYPQPPAHRGTAQPIPAPLSHAEGWLPHH is encoded by the exons ATGGCTCTGCGgcgggtgctggggctggggggggccctggggcgccggagctgctgctccaag CGCCCGCTGCCCCCCGACTTCGTGGAGGCCCTGAGGGCGGTGGTCGGGGGCCCCAACGTCTCCACGGCCACGGCAGTGCGCGAGCAGCACGGCCACGACGAGTCCATGCACGC CTGCGCCCCGCCGGACGCCGTGGTGTGGCCCCAGGCGGTGGGGCAGGTGCAGGAGCTGGCGGCGCTCTGCTACCGCTGCCGCGTGCCCATGGTGCCCttcggcaccggcaccggcctCGAGGGCGGCGTCAATGCCGTGCAG GGCGGCGTCTGCTTCGACCTGAGCCGCATGGACGCCATCGCGGAGCTGAGCCTCGAGGACTTCTCGGTGACGGTGGAGCCCGGCGTCACCCGCAAGGCCCTCAACAGCCACCTGCGTGGCACCGGGCTCTGGTTCCCTGTCG ACTCCAGGGCAGACACCTCGCTGTGTGGCATGGCAGCCACGGGTGCCTCGAGCACTAACATGGTATACTACGGCACCATGCAGCCCCATGTGCTTAACCTGTCTGTGGTGCTGCCGGATGGGTCCCTGCTCTACACCGCCAGCTCTGGACCCAGGCCAG GACCTGGCCAAAGCCCAAAGCCCAGCACGTCCATGCCTTCACCCAGCTCCCGGGCag GCAGGCACTGGTGGTGGGGGACACCGCAGTCCCCATGTGCCATGCTCTTTGTGGGAACGGACAGGACGACGACACACACAACACAACAGGATACCCCAGCGGCTCCCCAGGGTGTCCCTCCCCCCAGCAGGCACACGCAGATACCCAGCAGAGGTGGGGGGGCTTCTACGCAAATCTTtatgctgctggggaggggcagggggctgaGTTTCAGGGGGCTGCAACTCCATAGCTCTGGGAACCagcagaagcttcccctgtgttcaaaAGGCACCAATTTCGGTTTGCGTTTCAATTACAGCTGGTACAGTAGCAAAACCCAAGACGTGAGAATGCACAGGTTAGACCTCTCCCGCcgcagcccccacccccccatcacccctTACCCTCCTGGGGACGCTTACCCACAGCCCCCGGCACACAGGGGGACAGCACAAcccatccctgccccactgTCCCACGCCGAGGGGTGGCTTCCACACCATTAA